A region of Streptomyces sp. R44 DNA encodes the following proteins:
- a CDS encoding RBBP9/YdeN family alpha/beta hydrolase: protein MTTYLILHGFQNRRPPAHWQHWLAGELRERGHEVRYPQLPEPDAPELDAWLDALEEHGRRPAEGEFVVLAHSLSVLLWLRAGERRPDADRVLLVAPPSPQVTASIPEIAAFADGLDLTEAGLKARLVYGDGDPYCPEGADLHYGIPLGLDLDLVPDGEHLNPDSGYGEWPSLLEWCEDPAVRVRKNLAP from the coding sequence ATGACCACGTACCTGATCCTGCACGGCTTCCAGAACCGCCGCCCGCCCGCCCACTGGCAGCACTGGCTCGCCGGGGAGCTGCGCGAGCGCGGCCACGAGGTCCGCTACCCCCAGCTGCCCGAGCCGGACGCGCCCGAGCTCGACGCCTGGCTCGACGCCCTGGAGGAGCACGGCCGGCGCCCGGCCGAGGGGGAGTTCGTGGTCCTCGCGCACAGCCTCTCGGTGCTGCTGTGGCTGCGCGCCGGGGAGCGGCGGCCGGACGCCGACCGGGTCCTCCTGGTCGCCCCGCCGTCCCCGCAGGTCACCGCCTCGATCCCGGAGATCGCCGCCTTCGCCGACGGCCTCGACCTGACGGAGGCGGGACTCAAGGCGCGGCTCGTGTACGGGGACGGGGACCCGTACTGCCCCGAGGGCGCCGACCTGCACTACGGCATCCCGCTCGGCCTCGACCTGGACCTCGTACCGGACGGCGAGCACCTCAACCCGGACTCGGGGTACGGGGAGTGGCCCTCGCTCCTGGAGTGGTGCGAGGACCCGGCCGTACGGGTGCGGAAAAACCTCGCGCCGTAG
- the pip gene encoding prolyl aminopeptidase encodes MHPETAPYDQGLLDVGDGNRIHWEVSGNPHGRPALVVHGGPGSGSSPRSRRYFDPEAYRVVLFDQRGCGRSTPHASDPAADMSVNTTAHLVADMERLREHLGIDTWLLYGGSWGSTLILAYAEAHPERVSEIVIAAVTTTRRSETAWLYEGVGRFFPEAHERFRAGVDHSADLVGEYAARMNHPDRAVREKAAADWCAWEDAVLSQEGMGTPYTDRVDDTRLGFVRICSHYFAHGAFLEEGALIRDAHRLAGIPGVLIHGRLDMGGPLTTAWELARVWPDAELHVVEKAGHLGGEETRELVLAALDRFAKG; translated from the coding sequence ATGCATCCCGAGACCGCACCGTACGACCAGGGCCTGCTCGACGTGGGCGACGGCAACCGCATCCACTGGGAGGTCTCAGGGAACCCGCACGGCAGGCCCGCGCTCGTCGTGCACGGCGGGCCGGGCTCCGGCTCCTCCCCGCGCAGCCGGCGGTACTTCGACCCGGAGGCGTACCGGGTCGTCCTCTTCGACCAGCGGGGCTGCGGCCGCTCCACCCCGCACGCGAGCGACCCGGCCGCCGACATGTCCGTGAACACCACCGCGCACCTGGTGGCCGACATGGAGCGGCTGCGCGAGCACCTCGGCATCGACACATGGCTGCTGTACGGCGGGTCCTGGGGCTCCACGCTGATCCTGGCGTACGCGGAGGCGCACCCCGAGCGCGTGTCGGAGATCGTGATCGCGGCCGTCACCACCACCCGCCGCTCCGAGACCGCCTGGCTGTACGAGGGCGTCGGCCGCTTCTTCCCCGAGGCCCACGAGCGCTTCCGGGCGGGGGTGGACCACTCGGCGGACCTGGTCGGGGAGTACGCCGCCCGGATGAACCACCCCGACCGGGCCGTACGGGAGAAGGCCGCGGCCGACTGGTGCGCCTGGGAGGACGCCGTCCTGTCGCAGGAGGGCATGGGCACCCCGTACACCGACCGGGTCGACGACACCCGGCTGGGCTTCGTGCGGATCTGCTCGCACTACTTCGCGCACGGCGCCTTCCTGGAGGAGGGCGCGCTGATCCGCGACGCGCACCGGCTCGCCGGGATCCCCGGGGTCCTGATCCACGGCCGGCTCGACATGGGCGGGCCGCTCACCACCGCCTGGGAGCTGGCCCGCGTCTGGCCGGACGCCGAGCTGCACGTGGTGGAGAAGGCGGGGCACCTGGGCGGCGAGGAGACCCGGGAGCTCGTCCTCGCGGCCCTCGACCGGTTCGCGAAGGGGTGA
- a CDS encoding alpha/beta fold hydrolase translates to MATVTVGTARVHYDIEGSGAGPALLLVHGTGSGGAVINWGRTAPRFTAGRRVITLDLSGADRTVDDGGPLTVETLAAQIVAVIEDAGTGPVDLLGFSMGAPVSAAVAALRPDLVERLVLVAGWAYTDGDEYLRNLFTLWQRLGAYDPAGFGRSVTMTGFSRDFLNGIGREGVEALIPNMPPTPGTLRHVALDLGVDIRGLLPRITAETLVIGGTQDATVPVENSRELHAAIARSTYAEIDAGHVMFFEKEDEFVKTVTEFLGA, encoded by the coding sequence ATGGCCACCGTCACCGTCGGCACCGCCCGCGTCCACTACGACATCGAGGGTTCGGGCGCCGGCCCCGCCCTCCTCCTCGTCCATGGCACCGGCTCGGGGGGCGCCGTCATCAACTGGGGCCGGACCGCGCCCCGTTTCACGGCCGGCCGCCGGGTGATCACCCTGGACCTGTCCGGCGCCGACCGGACCGTCGACGACGGCGGCCCGCTGACCGTCGAGACGCTCGCCGCGCAGATCGTCGCGGTCATCGAGGACGCGGGCACCGGCCCGGTCGATCTGCTCGGGTTCTCGATGGGGGCCCCGGTGTCGGCGGCCGTCGCCGCCCTCCGTCCGGACCTGGTCGAGCGCCTCGTGCTCGTGGCGGGGTGGGCGTACACCGACGGCGACGAGTACCTGCGGAACCTGTTCACGCTGTGGCAGCGGCTCGGCGCGTACGACCCGGCGGGGTTCGGGCGGAGCGTGACGATGACCGGGTTCAGCCGCGACTTCCTCAACGGGATCGGCCGCGAGGGCGTCGAGGCGCTCATCCCGAACATGCCGCCCACCCCGGGCACCCTGCGGCACGTGGCGCTCGACCTCGGGGTCGACATCCGCGGGCTGCTGCCCCGGATCACGGCGGAGACGCTGGTCATCGGCGGCACGCAGGACGCGACCGTCCCGGTGGAGAACAGCCGGGAGCTGCACGCGGCGATCGCCCGCAGCACGTACGCCGAGATCGACGCCGGGCACGTCATGTTCTTCGAGAAGGAGGACGAGTTCGTGAAGACGGTGACGGAGTTCCTGGGGGCCTGA
- a CDS encoding metal-sensitive transcriptional regulator, with protein MELDLAGAELKAVLNRLRRAQGQISGVIRMIEEGRDCEEVVTQLAAASRALDRAGFAIIATGLQQCLTDIEGGRKNGEDPEAMRARLEKLFLSLA; from the coding sequence GTGGAACTCGATCTCGCGGGCGCCGAGCTCAAGGCGGTCCTGAACCGGCTGCGCCGGGCCCAGGGCCAGATCTCCGGCGTGATCCGGATGATCGAGGAGGGGCGCGACTGCGAGGAGGTCGTGACCCAGCTCGCCGCCGCCTCCCGCGCCCTCGACCGGGCCGGGTTCGCGATCATCGCGACCGGGCTCCAGCAGTGCCTGACCGACATCGAGGGCGGCCGCAAGAACGGCGAGGACCCCGAGGCGATGCGCGCCCGGCTGGAGAAGCTCTTCCTCTCCCTCGCCTAG
- a CDS encoding DHA2 family efflux MFS transporter permease subunit has product MSTDLAPADVHARRWTALALICAAQFMLILDVTVVNVALPAVAADLDLGRTALTWVVTAYTLCFGGLMLLGGRLADALGARRTLLAGLALFTAASLVCGLAPNATVLISGRIAQGTGAALLSPAALALVTTTFHGPERARALGVWAAVGGTGSAVGVLLGGALTAGPGWPWIFYVNVPTGLALLATLPKLLRKDTPTEGAVHLDVPGALLVTTATGALVYGLVRAGDDGWTAPGTLLPLLAAVALYRLFAATERRTRTPLIDLRMLTRRPVVAGSVLMLVATALLISFFFLGSMRLQRVHGLDAFRTGLLFLPVALTTAIGAHLGSRLVTTAGPRACAAGGMALAAAGCLPLAFLTPTTDPWTTLLPSLATAALGLGAVFVTATTTALGLIPTHEAGLASGIVNTFHEVGGTIGVAATSTLALGPTGFTTTFTACTLTATAAALTTPLLIPRGRPRLSGGAHGVH; this is encoded by the coding sequence ATGTCGACCGACCTCGCCCCTGCCGACGTCCACGCACGCCGCTGGACGGCCCTCGCGCTGATCTGCGCGGCCCAGTTCATGCTGATCCTGGACGTCACCGTCGTGAACGTCGCCCTGCCCGCCGTCGCCGCCGATCTGGACCTCGGGCGTACGGCTCTGACCTGGGTGGTCACCGCGTACACCCTCTGCTTCGGCGGCCTGATGCTCCTCGGCGGACGGCTGGCGGACGCCCTCGGCGCCCGCCGGACCCTCCTCGCGGGCCTGGCCCTCTTCACCGCGGCCTCCCTGGTCTGCGGCCTGGCCCCGAACGCCACCGTCCTGATCTCCGGCCGCATCGCGCAGGGCACAGGAGCCGCCCTCCTCTCCCCGGCGGCCCTGGCCCTCGTCACGACCACCTTCCACGGCCCGGAACGGGCCAGGGCCCTCGGCGTCTGGGCGGCCGTGGGCGGCACCGGCTCCGCCGTGGGCGTCCTCCTGGGCGGCGCCCTCACGGCGGGCCCGGGCTGGCCGTGGATCTTCTACGTGAACGTCCCGACGGGCCTGGCCCTCCTGGCGACCCTCCCGAAACTCCTGCGGAAGGACACGCCCACCGAAGGGGCGGTGCACCTGGACGTCCCAGGAGCCCTCCTGGTCACCACGGCCACCGGCGCACTCGTCTACGGCCTGGTCCGGGCGGGCGACGACGGCTGGACGGCGCCCGGGACGCTACTGCCCCTCCTGGCAGCGGTCGCCCTTTACCGGCTGTTCGCGGCGACGGAGCGACGAACCCGCACGCCCCTCATAGACCTCCGCATGCTGACCCGACGCCCGGTCGTCGCGGGCTCCGTCCTCATGCTGGTCGCGACGGCGCTCCTGATCTCGTTCTTCTTCCTGGGCTCGATGCGGCTCCAGCGGGTCCACGGCCTGGACGCCTTCCGCACCGGCCTCCTCTTCCTCCCGGTCGCGCTCACCACGGCGATCGGCGCCCACCTCGGCTCCCGCCTGGTCACGACGGCCGGCCCGCGCGCCTGCGCGGCCGGCGGCATGGCCCTGGCGGCGGCGGGCTGCCTGCCGCTCGCCTTCCTGACCCCGACCACCGACCCCTGGACGACCCTCCTGCCGTCCCTGGCGACGGCCGCCCTCGGCCTGGGCGCGGTCTTCGTCACGGCGACCACGACGGCCCTCGGCCTGATCCCCACCCACGAAGCCGGCCTCGCCTCGGGCATCGTCAACACCTTCCACGAGGTCGGCGGCACCATCGGCGTGGCCGCGACCTCCACCCTCGCCCTGGGCCCGACGGGCTTCACCACCACCTTCACCGCCTGCACCCTCACGGCCACCGCGGCAGCCCTGACGACCCCCCTCCTCATCCCCCGCGGCAGACCCCGCCTCTCGGGCGGGGCCCACGGGGTGCACTGA
- a CDS encoding TetR/AcrR family transcriptional regulator: MSTENPQPGDRSGDRAAVPVLSLLPTVDAPAPERADAARNRRRILDAAARIVAEEGPDAVTMNQVAHASGIGVGTVYRRFGDVSQLLWALLDERERRFQEAYMSGPPPLGPGAPAAERLDAFLDALVDRVAAQRALLLAAHSAAPRARYHSGAYRVMHTHMALLIGQLRPGSDSTLLAHLALAPFSPDVMHHLTVEQDLPADRLKAGIRDLLTLRN; this comes from the coding sequence ATGAGCACGGAGAACCCCCAGCCCGGAGACCGGTCCGGAGACAGGGCGGCAGTGCCGGTACTCAGCCTGCTCCCCACCGTCGACGCCCCCGCCCCCGAGCGCGCCGACGCGGCCCGCAACCGGCGCCGGATCCTCGACGCGGCCGCCCGGATCGTCGCCGAGGAAGGCCCCGACGCCGTCACCATGAACCAGGTCGCCCACGCCAGCGGCATAGGCGTCGGCACCGTCTACCGCCGCTTCGGCGACGTCTCCCAGCTCCTGTGGGCGCTCCTCGACGAGCGCGAGCGCCGCTTCCAGGAGGCGTACATGAGCGGCCCTCCCCCGCTGGGCCCCGGCGCCCCCGCCGCCGAACGCCTCGACGCCTTCCTCGACGCGCTCGTCGACCGGGTCGCCGCACAGCGCGCCCTGCTGCTCGCCGCGCACTCCGCCGCGCCCCGCGCCCGCTACCACAGCGGCGCCTACCGGGTGATGCACACGCACATGGCCCTGCTCATCGGACAGCTCAGGCCGGGGAGCGACAGCACGCTCCTCGCGCACCTGGCGCTCGCGCCGTTCTCGCCCGACGTCATGCACCACCTGACGGTCGAGCAGGACCTGCCGGCCGACCGCCTCAAGGCCGGCATACGGGACCTGCTGACGCTGCGGAACTAG
- the wrbA gene encoding NAD(P)H:quinone oxidoreductase, which yields MSVKVAVIYYSATGSVHQLAQAVAEGAEKAGAEVRLRRVTELAPDAAIDANPAWRAHVDATGDVEVATLDDLEWADAYALGSPTRFGNVAAQLKQYVDTTGGLWQRGVMADKPATAFTSAHNVHGGNESTLLALYNTFHHWGSVIVSPGFTDPAVYAAGGNPYGTAHPGANGAPGEEVLQAARYQGARLTRIAKRLKGLAED from the coding sequence ATGTCCGTCAAGGTCGCCGTCATCTACTACTCGGCCACGGGATCCGTGCATCAGCTCGCCCAGGCCGTCGCCGAGGGCGCCGAGAAGGCCGGCGCCGAGGTCCGGCTCCGCCGGGTGACCGAGCTGGCCCCCGACGCCGCCATCGACGCGAACCCGGCCTGGCGCGCCCATGTGGACGCCACCGGTGACGTGGAGGTCGCCACGCTCGACGACCTGGAGTGGGCGGACGCGTACGCCCTCGGCTCGCCGACCCGCTTCGGCAACGTGGCCGCGCAGCTCAAGCAGTACGTCGACACGACGGGCGGGCTCTGGCAGCGGGGCGTCATGGCGGACAAGCCCGCCACCGCCTTCACCAGCGCGCACAACGTCCACGGCGGCAATGAGTCGACGCTGCTCGCGCTCTACAACACCTTCCACCACTGGGGCTCGGTCATCGTCTCCCCCGGCTTCACGGACCCGGCGGTCTACGCGGCCGGCGGCAACCCGTACGGCACCGCGCACCCGGGTGCCAACGGCGCCCCCGGCGAGGAGGTCCTCCAGGCCGCCCGCTACCAGGGCGCGCGCCTGACGCGCATCGCGAAGCGGCTGAAGGGCCTGGCGGAGGACTGA
- a CDS encoding TerD family protein: MHEMSKGANIGLATLSEDTGAVVVGLSWSSATGDGDADVSVLLVDGSGKVRGDTDFYFYNHPAAEDGSVQLLGKVPTENGSEDRISLDLTAIPEDVTTIVVAASQYGGCFGDLDDLRMTVSDRSGEALLGFSIEDATIETAFIFGELYRRNDEWKFRAVGQGYETGLAGLATDFGITVDEGDETEEGETGEEGETGAGQGEPAAAVPSADPAAAPGPQAAGPALIPAQSGPESAAPASSAAGATPAPARRRGARTAKKKVTLPKAAKKSLAENDSWKPARLFPVPSYKSDREREVRATSVLLSVMAEVPEFGRRLTAGFGAPAGRMQTFTEVSLPHGDSPKRPDGVIRTERAGKLWTALVETKTNGNPLKSEQVQNYMDIAARRGYEAVITLSNDVALEGSPLVEVKTDGRRKHKVSLWHLSWAEVAHQAQMLIRHEGVGNAAHAWLLQELLHYLQHENSGCHGFQNMGPSWVPVRNGIDAETLCQGDPRAVEVVESWERLIRQVCLRLGGELGQKTLPVQRARRGTDPKSRRTELADRLCEEGKLSAELRVDGAQSILSLTADLRTGKIRTSIDVPAPEGAYPLSVAKRLLRVLEDAPADLHVETLLEGRSGPRGTLERLRPEPGDLLPKDSRDGAVITGFRLSLFKGMGNSRGSTESGFIRSIDEAVDRFYGSVVTHLGQFEQRRAPRARSAAAPSGSE, encoded by the coding sequence ATGCACGAGATGTCCAAGGGAGCCAACATCGGGCTGGCCACCCTCAGCGAAGACACCGGCGCGGTCGTCGTCGGTCTGAGCTGGAGCAGCGCGACGGGAGACGGTGACGCGGACGTCTCGGTGCTGCTCGTCGACGGCAGTGGCAAGGTACGCGGGGACACCGACTTCTACTTCTACAACCACCCCGCCGCCGAGGACGGCAGCGTGCAGCTGCTCGGCAAGGTCCCGACGGAGAACGGCAGCGAGGACCGGATCAGCCTGGACCTCACGGCGATCCCCGAGGACGTCACCACGATCGTGGTGGCGGCGAGCCAGTACGGCGGCTGCTTCGGCGATCTGGACGACCTGCGCATGACGGTCTCCGACCGTTCGGGCGAGGCGCTGCTCGGCTTCTCCATCGAGGACGCCACGATCGAGACGGCGTTCATCTTCGGTGAGCTCTACCGGCGGAACGACGAGTGGAAGTTCCGTGCCGTCGGACAGGGGTACGAGACCGGACTCGCCGGACTCGCCACCGACTTCGGCATCACCGTCGACGAAGGGGACGAGACCGAGGAAGGGGAGACCGGGGAAGAGGGCGAGACCGGGGCAGGACAGGGAGAACCCGCCGCCGCCGTCCCCTCCGCGGACCCCGCCGCGGCACCCGGTCCGCAGGCCGCCGGCCCCGCCCTCATCCCCGCGCAGTCCGGACCCGAGTCCGCCGCCCCCGCCTCCTCCGCGGCCGGTGCGACGCCCGCACCCGCCCGGCGACGTGGTGCGCGGACCGCCAAGAAGAAGGTCACGCTCCCCAAGGCCGCGAAGAAGTCCCTGGCCGAGAACGACAGCTGGAAGCCCGCGCGGCTCTTCCCCGTCCCCTCGTACAAGAGCGACCGTGAGCGCGAGGTGCGCGCGACCTCGGTGCTGCTCTCGGTGATGGCGGAGGTCCCGGAGTTCGGCCGGCGCCTCACCGCCGGTTTCGGGGCGCCCGCGGGCCGGATGCAGACCTTCACCGAGGTGTCGCTCCCTCACGGGGACAGCCCGAAGCGCCCTGACGGTGTCATCCGGACGGAGCGGGCCGGGAAGCTCTGGACGGCGCTCGTCGAGACCAAGACCAACGGCAATCCGCTGAAGTCGGAGCAGGTCCAGAACTACATGGACATCGCGGCCCGTCGCGGGTACGAGGCCGTCATCACCCTGTCCAACGACGTGGCCCTGGAGGGCAGTCCGCTCGTCGAGGTCAAGACGGACGGCCGGCGCAAGCACAAGGTCTCGCTCTGGCACCTCTCGTGGGCCGAAGTGGCCCACCAGGCCCAGATGCTGATCCGGCACGAAGGCGTGGGCAACGCCGCCCACGCCTGGCTCCTCCAGGAGCTGCTCCACTACCTCCAGCACGAGAACTCCGGCTGTCACGGCTTCCAGAACATGGGTCCGTCCTGGGTGCCCGTACGCAACGGGATCGACGCCGAGACCCTGTGCCAGGGCGACCCCCGCGCGGTGGAGGTCGTGGAGAGCTGGGAGCGGCTGATCCGTCAGGTCTGTCTGCGGCTGGGCGGCGAGCTCGGGCAGAAGACCCTGCCGGTGCAGCGGGCCAGGCGCGGCACCGACCCCAAGTCCCGGCGTACGGAGCTGGCCGACCGGCTCTGCGAGGAGGGGAAGCTCTCCGCGGAGCTGCGGGTCGACGGCGCGCAGAGCATCCTGTCCCTCACCGCGGACCTCCGCACCGGGAAGATCCGTACGTCCATCGACGTGCCCGCCCCGGAGGGCGCCTACCCGCTCTCGGTCGCGAAGCGGCTCCTGCGGGTCCTGGAGGACGCCCCCGCCGACCTGCATGTGGAAACGCTCCTGGAGGGCCGGAGCGGGCCCCGGGGGACGCTGGAGCGGCTGCGGCCCGAGCCGGGTGATCTGCTGCCCAAGGACAGCAGGGACGGTGCGGTCATCACGGGCTTCCGGCTGTCGCTCTTCAAGGGCATGGGGAACAGCCGGGGCAGTACGGAGTCGGGCTTCATCCGCAGCATCGACGAGGCGGTCGACCGCTTCTACGGCTCGGTGGTCACGCATCTCGGCCAGTTCGAGCAGCGGCGGGCGCCGCGGGCACGGTCCGCCGCCGCTCCTTCCGGGAGCGAGTGA
- a CDS encoding YciI family protein — protein sequence MKYLVMVQGAQADYEAMTGRGSARYPAWDKTQLQAMFDHMNAINADVSARGEMVDAQGLAAPSTTRFVTVDAQGEPVVTDGPYAETKEVLAGYWVLDCDSLARVTEIAAQVARCPVPPGSPDYPVVIRPIDETGPSQD from the coding sequence ATGAAGTACCTGGTGATGGTCCAGGGAGCGCAGGCCGACTACGAGGCGATGACGGGCCGCGGCTCGGCGCGGTACCCCGCGTGGGACAAGACGCAGCTCCAGGCCATGTTCGACCACATGAACGCGATCAACGCGGACGTCTCCGCGCGCGGCGAGATGGTAGACGCCCAGGGCCTCGCCGCCCCGTCCACGACCCGCTTCGTCACGGTGGACGCCCAGGGCGAGCCGGTCGTCACGGACGGCCCGTACGCCGAGACCAAGGAGGTCCTCGCCGGCTACTGGGTCCTCGACTGCGACTCCCTGGCCCGCGTCACGGAGATCGCCGCCCAGGTCGCCCGCTGCCCGGTCCCGCCCGGCTCCCCGGACTACCCGGTGGTCATCCGCCCGATCGACGAGACGGGCCCGAGCCAGGACTGA
- a CDS encoding TetR/AcrR family transcriptional regulator, whose product MDSKPAPSGARAARKRQAVVRAARDLFLREGFGVGMDAIAAEAGVSKVTVYNHFGSKEALFTAVVAGALDEPLGDTEGPDLSRLADAEDLRAALTEAGRAWARAVRADEEGRALRTLVATELHRFPELGRAWHAHGPAGHHPAVADALRTLADRGRLTIPDLEVAVLQLYSLLVFPQMVFEQYGTELTEELSERLVVDGVEMFLRRYTP is encoded by the coding sequence ATGGATTCCAAGCCCGCGCCCTCCGGCGCCCGCGCCGCCCGCAAGCGGCAGGCCGTCGTACGGGCCGCCCGCGACCTCTTCCTCCGCGAGGGCTTCGGCGTCGGCATGGACGCCATCGCCGCCGAGGCGGGCGTCTCCAAGGTGACCGTCTACAACCACTTCGGCAGCAAGGAAGCCCTCTTCACCGCCGTCGTCGCCGGCGCCCTCGACGAACCCCTCGGGGACACCGAAGGGCCCGACCTCTCCCGGCTCGCCGACGCCGAGGACCTGCGCGCCGCCCTCACCGAGGCCGGCCGCGCCTGGGCGCGGGCCGTACGCGCCGACGAGGAGGGCCGCGCCCTGCGCACCCTCGTCGCCACCGAGCTCCACCGCTTCCCCGAGCTCGGCCGCGCCTGGCACGCCCACGGACCGGCCGGCCACCACCCCGCCGTCGCGGACGCCCTGCGCACCCTCGCCGACCGGGGCCGGCTCACGATCCCCGACCTGGAGGTCGCGGTCCTCCAGCTGTACTCGCTGCTCGTCTTCCCGCAGATGGTGTTCGAGCAGTACGGGACGGAGCTCACCGAGGAGCTGAGCGAGCGGCTCGTCGTCGACGGGGTGGAGATGTTCCTCCGCCGTTACACGCCCTGA
- a CDS encoding winged helix DNA-binding domain-containing protein: MGDTRFIDAAERRARLGVRHRLAGGARAGSAAEVGGALVALHATDPASVFLAVAARSAKGVEPVAAVERALYEDGSLVRMHGMRHTVFVFPSSLATAVQASTTEAAAVRERTTLLKHLAAGSAFDGDWLAETERLVLAELGARGEATGAELGEAVPRLRSTYVYGPGTRQEGVQSVASRVLRVLGMEGRIVRGRPQGSWTSSRFRWATAEARPVQDPAEARAELLGRWLGACGPATEADLTWWTGWKVTDVRKALAAVGAVRVTVAEGAAFVLPEDLGPVPEPEPWAALLPALDPTAMGWRGRDWYLDPEYRAALYDRSGNVGPTVWWNGRIVGGWAQRPDGSLARRLLADVGAEAERAIGAEEERLAGWLGDVRVTPRFRTPLERELSGS, from the coding sequence ATGGGAGACACGAGGTTCATCGACGCGGCCGAGCGGCGGGCCCGGCTCGGGGTACGGCACCGGCTGGCCGGGGGCGCGCGGGCGGGGTCCGCGGCGGAGGTCGGGGGCGCGCTGGTGGCGCTGCACGCGACGGATCCGGCGAGCGTGTTCCTCGCGGTGGCGGCGCGGTCGGCGAAGGGCGTCGAGCCGGTGGCGGCGGTGGAGCGGGCGCTGTACGAGGACGGGTCCCTGGTCCGTATGCACGGGATGCGGCACACGGTCTTCGTCTTCCCGTCCTCCCTCGCCACCGCCGTCCAGGCCTCGACGACCGAAGCGGCCGCGGTCCGCGAACGGACCACGCTCCTCAAGCACTTGGCGGCCGGCAGCGCCTTCGACGGGGACTGGCTGGCGGAGACCGAGCGGCTCGTCCTCGCCGAGCTGGGCGCGCGGGGCGAGGCGACGGGGGCCGAACTCGGCGAGGCCGTACCGAGGTTGAGGTCGACGTACGTGTACGGGCCGGGGACCCGTCAGGAGGGGGTCCAGTCCGTGGCGAGCCGGGTGCTGCGGGTGCTGGGCATGGAGGGCCGGATCGTACGGGGCCGGCCGCAGGGTTCGTGGACGTCGAGCCGCTTCCGGTGGGCGACCGCCGAGGCCCGTCCCGTACAGGATCCGGCGGAGGCGCGGGCCGAGCTGCTCGGGCGGTGGCTCGGGGCGTGCGGGCCGGCGACCGAGGCGGACCTGACGTGGTGGACGGGGTGGAAGGTCACGGACGTCCGCAAGGCGCTCGCGGCGGTGGGGGCGGTGCGGGTGACGGTCGCGGAGGGGGCGGCCTTCGTGCTGCCGGAGGACCTCGGGCCCGTACCGGAGCCGGAACCGTGGGCGGCGCTGCTGCCCGCGCTCGACCCGACGGCGATGGGGTGGCGGGGGCGTGATTGGTACCTGGACCCGGAGTACCGGGCGGCGCTGTACGACCGCAGCGGGAACGTCGGGCCGACGGTGTGGTGGAACGGCCGGATCGTCGGCGGCTGGGCGCAGCGCCCGGACGGCTCCCTCGCCCGCCGGCTCCTGGCCGACGTGGGCGCGGAGGCGGAGCGGGCGATCGGGGCCGAGGAGGAGCGGCTCGCGGGGTGGCTGGGGGACGTACGGGTGACGCCCCGCTTCCGGACGCCGCTGGAGCGGGAGCTGAGCGGCTCCTGA
- a CDS encoding MarC family protein → MNALTFSAAFIAFFSVVGPPKVLLAFAGLAQVHDVRQLRLIALISSGAAVLVGLVTGITAPWLLDLFHISTPALQLAGGVIFFIYAVGLVLGLHLGSDGTHQDSPDLVSGVRELLMPYVVSPLAMTAVLIEAAARDSVSWRSTVVGAYVSVIALDLVCVLLLTRILRRTHHATIELLGRLLGLLLAAVGVDLVLDGLYDLGVPGLGTRH, encoded by the coding sequence GTGAACGCACTCACCTTCTCCGCCGCCTTCATCGCCTTCTTCTCCGTCGTCGGACCCCCGAAGGTGCTCCTCGCCTTCGCCGGCCTCGCCCAGGTCCACGACGTCCGCCAGCTGCGGCTCATCGCGCTCATCTCCTCCGGCGCGGCCGTCCTCGTCGGGCTCGTCACCGGCATCACCGCGCCCTGGCTGCTCGACCTCTTCCACATCAGCACACCCGCCCTCCAGCTCGCGGGCGGCGTCATCTTCTTCATCTACGCCGTCGGCCTCGTCCTCGGCCTCCACCTCGGCTCCGACGGCACCCACCAGGACTCCCCCGACCTGGTCAGCGGGGTGCGCGAACTGCTCATGCCGTACGTCGTGAGCCCGCTCGCCATGACCGCCGTCCTCATCGAGGCCGCCGCCCGCGACTCCGTCAGCTGGCGCTCGACGGTCGTCGGCGCGTACGTGTCCGTCATCGCCCTCGACCTCGTCTGCGTCCTGCTCCTCACCCGGATCCTGCGCCGCACCCACCACGCCACGATCGAGCTCCTCGGCCGCCTGCTCGGCCTGCTGCTCGCCGCCGTCGGCGTCGACCTGGTCCTCGACGGGCTCTACGACCTGGGAGTGCCCGGCCTGGGCACCCGCCATTAG